The following are encoded together in the Ictidomys tridecemlineatus isolate mIctTri1 chromosome X, mIctTri1.hap1, whole genome shotgun sequence genome:
- the LOC144371656 gene encoding uncharacterized protein LOC144371656, translating into MKEEPCRQQKKVQVSQWLQRVVPAARSGRLALVVLGVLRVLRVLKILEVLPVLVVLVSLEVLVSQEVLVAQEVPRILVILMTLVTLVAQVTLEALVSQERQMLQLVSFHTRQGLVEMPRQPLEAQMINC; encoded by the exons ATGAAGGAGGAGCCATGCAGGCAGCAGAAGAAGGTGCAGGTGTCGCAGTGGTTGCAGCGGGTGGTGCCGGCGGCCAGGTCGGGCCGGTTGGCCCTGGTGGTCCTGGGGGTCCTGAGGGTCCTGAGGGTCCTGAAGATCCTGGAGGTCCTGCCGGTCCTGGTGGTCCTGGTGTCCCTGGAGGTCCTGGTGTCCCAGGAGGTCCTGGTGGCCCAGGAGGTCCCGAGAATCCTGGTGATCCTGATGACCCTGGTGACCCTGGTGGCCCAGGTGACCCTGGAGGCCCTGGTGTCGCAGGAGAGGCAGATGCTGCAGTTGGTGTCCTTCCACACGCGCCAGGGCCTGGTGGAGATGCCGCGCCAGCCGCTGGAGGCCCAG ATGATTAACTGCTGA
- the LOC101959306 gene encoding olfactory receptor 10V1 — protein sequence MDPLQKNHTLSSEFIILGFGDLEELRIFFFVLFLAMHLITLAGHTTIVLITLINTCLQTPMYFFLRNLSTIEICYILVIVPNMLANFLSRNQRIPFLGCALQMHLFIALGGAECFLLAAMAYDRFVAICNPLRYTLIITRALCLQMLVLACISGFALSLTLTTLIFLLPFCQSHEINHFFCDIPAVLFLACSDTRANEIAVFLVCMLILLIPFLLILLSYGFIIAAILRIHSAEGRSKAFSTCAGHLLVSLLHYGCAIFIYIRPKSCYTPEQDKIVSLIYTNVTPMLYPMIYSLRNKEVKGALRRLLESLN from the coding sequence ATGGACCCATTGCAGAAAAACCACACCTTAAGCTCTGAGTTTATTATCTTAGGCTTTGGGGACTTGGAAGAACTGAGAATCTTCTTTTTTGTACTCTTTCTAGCCATGCACCTCATCACCCTAGCAGGACACACGACTATTGTGCTCATCACCCTCATTAACACCTGTCTCCAGACCCCCATGTATTTCTTTCTCCGGAATCTGTCCACCATTGAAATTTGCTATATATTAGTCATTGTCCCCAACATGCTTGCCAATTTCCTGTCCAGGAACCAGCGGATTCCCTTCCTGGGCTGTGCCTTGCAAATGCACCTCTTCATCGCCCTGGGTGGAGCTGAGTGTTTCCTGCTGGCTGCtatggcctatgaccgctttgTGGCCATCTGCAACCCTCTGCGCTACACACTCATCATCACGAGGGCCCTCTGCCTGCAGATGCTGGTTCTTGCATGCATCAGTGGCTTTGCACTCTCACTCACCCTTACCACACTCATATTCCTCCTGCCCTTTTGTCAGTCTCATGAGATTAATCATTTCTTCTGTGACATTCCTGCTGTGCTATTCCTGGCCTGCTCTGACACACGAGCCAATGAGATTGCAGTCTTTCTTGTCTGCATGCTCATCCTGCTGATTCCCTTCTTGCTGATCCTGCTCTCCTATGGATTCATTATTGCTGCCATCCTCAGAATCCACTCTGCTGAAGGCAGGagcaaagccttctccacctgtgctgGCCACCTGTTGGTGTCTCTTCTACACTATGGTTGTGCAATATTCATTTACATTCGCCCCAAATCCTGCTACACCCCAGAACAAGACAAAATTGTGTCCTTAATCTACACCAATGTAACCCCCATGCTCTACCCTATGATCTATAGTCTGAGGAACAAGGAAGTAAAGGGTGCCCTGAGGAGACTCCTGGAGAGCCTCAATTGA